Proteins found in one Misgurnus anguillicaudatus chromosome 3, ASM2758022v2, whole genome shotgun sequence genomic segment:
- the cdk2ap2 gene encoding cyclin-dependent kinase 2-associated protein 2 has translation MSYKPIAPAPTGSNHTPPGSCGSSPSLPSSSNFRPAFSDFGPPSMGFVQPVKVSQGSTYSELLSVIEEMSREIRPTYAGSKSAMERLKRGIIHARALVRECLAETERSART, from the exons ATGAGTTACAAGCCGATCGCCCCCGCACCCACCGGCTCCAACCACACTCCACCAG GATCCTGTGGCTCCTCTCCATCACTACCCTCCTCTTCAAACTTTAGACCAGCATTTAGTGATTTTGGTCCACCATCAATGGGCTTTGTACAA CCAGTAAAAGTGTCCCAGGGATCTACCTATAGTGAGCTGCTTTCTGTCATTGAGGAGATGAGCCGTGAAATACGGCCTACATATGCCGGCAGCAAAAGTGCCATGGAGAGACTAAAGAGAG GTATCATTCATGCACGTGCTCTTGTCAGGGAGTGTCTAGCAGAGACAGAACGAAGTGCTCGCACATAA
- the aip gene encoding AH receptor-interacting protein — protein sequence MEEIASKLQADGILKKVIAPGKGELSTFPDGTKVKFHYRTSLCDGTLLDDSRTMGGHSKPMELILGKKFKLPVWEQVVTTMKEGEVAEFTCDVKHTAIYPSVSMSLRNISKGKDPLEGQRHCCGIAQVHSHHSIGYPDLDKLQANPQPLVFTVELLQVLPPGSFQMEIWAMTDEEKLGAIPQIHEEGNALFKSGDIAGAAEKYYNAIACLKSLQMKERPGDESWIKLDHMITPLLLNYCQCKQIQGQYYEVLDHCSSIINKYEDNLKAYFKRAKAHAAVWNEAQARADFAKVVELDPSLESSVARELKAMEERIREKQKEEKGRYKNLFGYSGKAATAAATTG from the exons ATGGAGGAAATTGCTAGCAAGCTCCAAGCAGACGGCATTCTTAAAAAAGTCATCGCTCCTGGAAAAGGAGAGCTTTCAACCTTTCCAGATGGGACAAAG GTCAAGTTTCATTACCGCACTAGTCTTTGTGATGGGACCCTGTTGGATGACTCGAGGACAATGGGAGGTCACTCTAAGCCTATGGAGCTCATACTGGGAAAGAAGTTCAAGCTTCCTGTGTGGGAGCAAGTGGTGACCACTATGAAGGAGGGTGAAGTTGCTGAATTTACCTGTGACGTCAAG CACACAGCTATCTACCCTTCGGTCTCAATGTCATTACGCAACATCAGCAAAGGAAAAGACCCGCTGGAAGGACAGAGACACTGCTGTGGAATAGCCCAGGTTCACTCGCATCATTCTATTGGCTACCCAGACCTGGATAAATTGCAGGCCAATCCCCAGCCACTTGTTTTTACTGTGGAGTTGCTACAG GTTTTGCCCCCTGGCTCCTTCCAAATGGAAATATGGGCAATGACAGATGAGGAGAAACTGGGAGCCATACCCCAGATCCATGAAGAGGGGAATGCACTCTTCAAAAGTGGAGACATTGCAGGAGCTGCTGAAAAATACTACAATGCCATAGCCTGCCTTAAGAGTTTACAAATGAAG GAACGGCCGGGTGATGAGTCATGGATCAAACTTGACCACATGATCACTCCTCTTCTCCTCAACTATTGCCAGTGCAAACAAATTCAGGGCCAGTACTATGAGGTTTTGGACCACTGCTCATCTATCATCAATAAGTATGAGG aTAACTTAAAGGCATATTTCAAACGTGCGAAGGCACATGCAGCGGTATGGAATGAGGCACAGGCGAGGGCTGACTTTGCCAAGGTGGTTGAGTTAGACCCATCACTTGAATCCTCAGTGGCAAGAGAATTGAAAGCAATGGAAGAACGCATCCGGGAGAAACAGAAGGAGGAAAAGGGACGCTACAAGAACCTCTTCGGCTACAGTGGAAAAGCGGCTACTGCTGCGGCTACTACA GGCTGA